One genomic window of Bradyrhizobium sp. CCGE-LA001 includes the following:
- the coaE gene encoding dephospho-CoA kinase (Dephospho-CoA kinase (CoaE) performs the final step in coenzyme A biosynthesis.) has translation MRILGLTGSIGMGKSTTAKLFAEAGVPVYDADASVHQLYEGEAAPAIEAAFPGTTANGKVDRAKLSARVVHDQAAIKQLEQIVHPMLGASRQKFFADAEAAKAPVVVLDIPLLFETGGEKRVDAVVVVSTSPELQRERVLARGTMDEAKLDAIIAKQMPDAEKRKRADFVVDTSHGLEPVRAQIKHILAEVVKMPQRRA, from the coding sequence ATGCGGATCCTCGGACTGACCGGCTCGATCGGGATGGGCAAATCCACCACCGCGAAATTGTTCGCGGAGGCCGGCGTGCCCGTCTACGACGCCGATGCCTCCGTCCATCAATTGTATGAGGGTGAAGCGGCGCCGGCGATCGAGGCGGCGTTCCCCGGCACCACTGCGAACGGCAAGGTCGACCGGGCAAAGCTGTCGGCGCGCGTCGTGCACGATCAGGCCGCGATCAAGCAGCTGGAGCAGATCGTCCATCCGATGCTCGGCGCGTCCCGGCAAAAATTCTTCGCCGATGCGGAAGCCGCCAAGGCGCCGGTCGTGGTGCTGGATATTCCGCTGCTGTTCGAGACCGGCGGCGAGAAACGCGTCGATGCCGTGGTCGTGGTCTCGACGTCGCCGGAGCTTCAGCGTGAGCGGGTCTTGGCGCGCGGCACGATGGACGAGGCGAAGCTCGACGCCATCATCGCCAAGCAGATGCCGGACGCCGAAAAGCGCAAGCGGGCGGATTTCGTGGTGGATACCTCACACGGGCTCGAGCCGGTGCGTGCGCAAATCAAGCACATCCTGGCCGAGGTCGTTAAGATGCCGCAGCGGCGGGCCTGA
- the dnaQ gene encoding DNA polymerase III subunit epsilon codes for MREIVLDTETTGLDPLRGDRLVEIGCVEMYNRMPTGQTYHVYINPERDMPAEAFAVHGLSAEFLSTKPLFHEVVDAFLEFIGDAPLVIHNASFDISFINAELDRIQRAAIPRERLVDTLLLARRKHPGVSNRLDDLCSRYSIDNSHRTKHGALLDAELLAEVYVDLVGARQSQLLLASENEEIRVNSVGEAPRRQRLVPLAPRISDAEREAHRAFIATLGDKAIWNEYLPAPVPAAVAAGQA; via the coding sequence ATGCGTGAAATCGTCCTCGACACCGAAACCACCGGCCTCGACCCGCTTCGCGGCGATCGCCTGGTCGAAATCGGCTGTGTCGAGATGTACAACCGCATGCCGACGGGTCAGACCTATCACGTCTATATCAACCCCGAGCGGGACATGCCGGCGGAGGCCTTTGCGGTGCACGGGCTGTCGGCCGAATTCCTGTCGACCAAGCCGCTGTTCCACGAGGTGGTCGACGCCTTCCTGGAATTCATCGGCGATGCGCCGCTGGTGATCCACAACGCCTCCTTCGACATCAGCTTCATCAATGCCGAGCTCGACCGCATCCAGCGCGCGGCGATCCCGCGCGAACGGCTGGTCGATACGCTGCTGCTGGCCCGGCGCAAGCATCCCGGCGTGTCGAACCGGCTCGACGATCTCTGCTCGCGCTATTCGATCGACAATTCACACCGCACCAAGCACGGTGCATTGCTCGACGCCGAGCTTCTGGCCGAGGTCTACGTCGATCTGGTCGGAGCGCGGCAGTCGCAGCTGCTGCTGGCCTCGGAAAACGAGGAGATCCGCGTCAATAGCGTCGGCGAAGCGCCGCGGCGGCAGCGCCTGGTGCCGCTCGCGCCGCGGATTTCCGATGCCGAGCGCGAGGCCCATCGAGCCTTCATCGCAACGCTCGGCGACAAGGCGATCTGGAACGAGTACCTTCCTGCTCCCGTTCCAGCTGCCGTGGCGGCCGGTCAGGCCTGA